The genomic DNA CTGCCCCGACGTCGTCGCGACCTCGAGCCGCACCTCGTACAACGGCTGCTCGCCGAACCCGAGCGGCCACCAGCGGCGCACGTCCGGCACCGCGACGACCACGACCCCGGATGACGCGACCCGCGCCGACCCGCGCGCCGCCTCGACGCCCGCCAGCGAGACGATCACGGTGGCCTCGACAGGCTCGCCGCGGCCCTCGTCGCCGCGCGCGAGGTCGACGTGCGTCGTCAAGATGCCGGTGCGCCCCGTGACGTCCACGAGCGGGCGCACGCCGAGGATGCGTACGCCCGACCACGCCTCGATCGCGATCGGCTTCCAGATGCCGACCGTGGCGACGTCGATGCCCCAGTCCCAGCCGAAGTTCGACGCCGACTTGCGCAGCGCGTTGTACGGGTGGTGGTTCACGTGCGGCAACTCGCCGCCCGTCGCACGCGAGCGTCGTTCCGCCTCGGGCACGGGCGCGGTGAAGTCGACGGTGATCGTGTTCTCGCCCTCGACGAGCAGCTCGCGCACGTCGATTCGATGGGTGCGGAACTGGTTCTCGACGTGGCCGACGTGCCGCCCGTTCAGCCGGATCTCGGCGACCGTGTCGAGTCCGTGCGCGACCAGCTCGACGCGCTCGGCGGGAGCGGCCGGGCCGCCCGGCTCGACCCAGGTGAACGTGCGCTCGTAACGCCAGTCGGTGTCGCCGATCCACTGCTGGGATGCCTCGTGGTCGCCGTCGAACGGGTCGGCGATGAGGCCGGCGGCGACGAGGTCGGTGTGCACGACGCCGGGCACGGCACCCGGGAACGACGAGGCGGTCACCTCGGGCGGGATCGGCGAGCGCGCCGCCGAGCCGAGAGCGGTGACGGTCCAGGCGCCGTCGAGCGAGAGCGAGTGCATGGGGGAATCCTCCTCCGATGGTGCGATGGGGTGGGACGAGAGGTCGGCCGTTGCGGCCGAACGGTCAGGATGCTGCGGCGAGGGGCGGCACGGACGCACCGTCGAGACTCGTCCACTGCCCGGTGTGGTGGTCGAAGCTGACCCGGTTGTCGAGCCGCGACCGGTCGGGCGCACCACCGTCGCGCACCAGCGCGCCCGCGCGTTCGGGGTCGGGCGCCGCCGCGGCGAGCAGCTTCGTGTACTCATGCTGCGGGTCGAGGATGACCCGGTCGCTCGGGCCGCGTTCGACGATGCGGCCCTTGTACATGACGAGCACCTCGTCGGAGAAGTGCCGCGCGGTCGCCAGGTCGTGGGTGATGTACAGCACCGCGAGGTGGTCCTCACGCTGGAGGCGCGCCATCAGGTTCAGCACGCCGAGGCGGATCGAGACGTCGAGCATCGACACCGGCTCATCCGCGATGAGCACCTGCGCGCCCGGCGCGAGGGCGCGCGCGATCGCGACGCGTTGGCGTTGCCCGCCCGACAGCTCGTGCGGTCGGCGGGCCGCGACCCGATCCGCCGGCTCGAGATTGACGCGCTCGAGCATGTGCAGCACCCGCTCGTGCACGGCCTCGCGTCCCGTCGCCCGGTGGTGCAGCATGAGCGGCCGGGCGATGTGGTGCTCGACGGTGTGGAACGGATTCAGCGAGGCGAACGGGTCCTGGAACACCATCTGCACATGTCGGCGGTACATCGAGCCGAGCACGGGCGTGTGGTCCTCGAGGCGCACATCGATCGTGCCCGAGGTGGGCTTCTCGAGCCGCGCGAGCATGCGGGCGATGGTCGACTTGCCCGAGCCCGACTCGCCGACGAGGGCGACGGTGCGGCCGGGCCGCAGATCGAACGACACCCGGTCGACTGCGGTGAGCCGCCGCCGCTTCAGGCCGTCTCGCACGGTGAAGACCTTCGTCAGGTCGCGAACCTCGACGCTCGTCATCGTGCGTCCTGCCCTTCGTCGGTGGATGCCGCGGATGCGCCGTCGTCGATCGCGGCCCCCGTGCGGATGAACGACCCGCGGTCGCCGGTCAGGCTCGGGAAC from Agromyces larvae includes the following:
- a CDS encoding ABC transporter ATP-binding protein translates to MTSVEVRDLTKVFTVRDGLKRRRLTAVDRVSFDLRPGRTVALVGESGSGKSTIARMLARLEKPTSGTIDVRLEDHTPVLGSMYRRHVQMVFQDPFASLNPFHTVEHHIARPLMLHHRATGREAVHERVLHMLERVNLEPADRVAARRPHELSGGQRQRVAIARALAPGAQVLIADEPVSMLDVSIRLGVLNLMARLQREDHLAVLYITHDLATARHFSDEVLVMYKGRIVERGPSDRVILDPQHEYTKLLAAAAPDPERAGALVRDGGAPDRSRLDNRVSFDHHTGQWTSLDGASVPPLAAAS